Proteins encoded by one window of Panicum virgatum strain AP13 chromosome 7N, P.virgatum_v5, whole genome shotgun sequence:
- the LOC120680942 gene encoding disease resistance RPP13-like protein 4, whose protein sequence is MYDATNILDLCHLEAEMRMESKGSGMEKNNATPELNQRLEGIHKEAEKFKVSIGLGSNPEPMKSTTIEISSQKTTSEFDESGIVGEKIERDTRELAQLLISSGDHDIKALSIVGAGGMGKTTLAQKIFSDTTVKDHFKLKIWLSITQHFEETELLRTAIKHAGGRHDVEQDKTLLTRTLIETLSMGRFLLVLDDVWGMKLGKMPFVSQ, encoded by the exons ATGTATGACGCCACCAACATCCTAGACCTGTGTCATCTTGAGGCCGAGATGCGAATGGAGTCCAAAGGCAGCGGCATGGAGAAGAATAATGCAACACCAG AGCTGAACCAGCGGCTGGAAGGCATCCACAAGGAGGCAGAGAAGTTCAAGGTCAGTATTGGCCTCGGTTCCAACCCAGAGCCCATGAAGTCGACCACTATTGAAATATCTAGTCAGAAGACGACATCCGAGTTTGATGAGTCCGGCATTGTTGGTGAGAAGATCGAGAGGGATACAAGGGAGCTTGCCCAATTGCTAATCTCTAGTGGGGACCACGACATCAAGGCATTGTCTATCGTTGGCGCGGGTGGGATGGGAAAGACCACACTTGCACAGAAGATCTTCAGTGATACAACCGTGAAAGACCACTTCAAATTGAAGATATGGCTAAGCATCACCCAGCACTTCGAGGAGACTGAGCTCCTTAGGACCGCAATCAAGCATGCTGGCGGACGCCATGATGTGGAGCAAGACAAGACGCTGCTCACAAGGACACTCATCGAGACCCTATCCATGGGTAGGTTTCTCTTGGTCCTAGATGATGTGTGGGGGATGAAGCTTGGAAAAATGCCCTTTGTGTCCCAGTGA